The following coding sequences are from one Prochlorococcus sp. MIT 0604 window:
- a CDS encoding acyl carrier protein, whose protein sequence is MEISKEILLNYIKTNLSKSNPDIDLSTLSYETDLSSIGVESIVIISLLSQIEDEFKINISIDSLEKNNFIISVGSITGSILNERP, encoded by the coding sequence ATGGAAATTTCTAAGGAAATTTTACTCAACTACATAAAAACAAACTTATCTAAAAGTAATCCAGATATTGATTTATCTACATTATCTTATGAAACTGATTTATCTAGTATTGGGGTTGAATCTATTGTAATTATTTCCCTCCTTTCACAAATTGAAGATGAATTTAAAATCAATATATCTATAGATAGTCTCGAAAAGAATAATTTTATAATTTCAGTTGGGTCAATTACAGGGAGTATTCTAAATGAGAGACCTTAG